The following nucleotide sequence is from Corynebacterium hindlerae.
CACCGGGCTCAGCGCGGTGACCAGGCCACCGGGGCTGGGCTGCCAGTTGCCCTCGCTATCAAGATCAACTGGGAGCCGATTAGCGACGACAACAAAGCTGTTTCCACTCATAAAGAATCTTAGGCCTTCTTGGTGGCTTTCTTAGTCGCCTTCTTCGTAGCCTTCTTGGTGGCTTTCTTAGTCGCCTTCTTTGTGGCTTTCTTCGTGGCCTTCTTGGCCGTCTTCTTGGCAGCCTTGGTGGTTGCCTTCTTACGCGTGCGCTTCGTGGCCTTCTTCGGAGCAGCTTCTTCGAACTCGGCGGCGACCTTCCGGTGGATGAGACCCTCAGGCTCAACGCCCAACATGCAGGCCAGCGTCACGGCGTCCAGGAAATCAGTAGCGTACGTTGCTACGATGCGCCGAGCGGCGAGAGCCGTCTCCTCCTCAAGCGCAACCATAGAGTCAGTGGCAGCGGAGCGGGTGTCAGTCACCTTGGGTGGCAAGGATCCTCCTGAAAATCAAAGCTATCTGGACACGTAGACACCCCATTCTACGCTAATCCTCAATTCAATGGCGGGGTGGGCTTGTGAAAGAAGCGCCTACGGGCCCGGAACGCACGGTAAGGGTTGAACGTCGGTGGCCTGCGGAGCTTCCGGGCAATCCATTCACCCAACACCACACCCGCGCCCAGGGACGTTGCGATAGCCAAGGCAAGGGCCATGTTGGTAAAGCCCGTAAGCAGCTGCTCGTTCAAAACGGCATACATGCCGCGATAGATCGCTAATCCGGGCAGCAACGGGGTAATGCCAGACACCGAAACGATCAAAGGGGGAATCAGGTGTCGGCGGGCGAGCAAGCCACCGGCGAGGCCGATGATGGTGGAGGAGATCCCGATGCCCACCACGGGTCCCACCCCGTTTGGGAGGAGGAGGAAGTAATACACCGAGGAGCCTGCTGCCGCGGTGAGTCCTGCGATCCACATCGATTTCCACTCAACGTAGCAAGCCACCGCAAAAGCAGCGGAGGCCACCGCGCCTGAAATGACCTTGACAGTGGCGGACGCAAAATTGGGGGGTGCGTTGGTTTCGATCGGTGGCAGATGAATGCCGAGTGCGGCGGAGACCTGAATGCCGATGGCGACGCCCGCCACAATACCGCCGGTGACCAGCATCGTTTCAAAGAAGCGGGCGCTCGCTGTCACCGGGGCACCGGTAATGCCATCCTGCAAGGCCTGCACCAGAGTAAGGCCTGCCAGCATTACGACGATCCCAGAAGCAATGATCTGCGAGGGAGCCAAGCTGAATCCCTGATTAACTGCGATGATGTAGGCCAATGCGGCCGGCACGGTGGCCACGAACCCGCCATAAATGTTTTGGAAGAACGGTGGCAAGTTCTGCTTGTCCAACAGCTCACTTCCAAGCATGATGATCGCAGCAGAGATCGACGAGATCGCCGCCACTAGAAAACCACCGCCGAGCAGCACAGCGACGGCAGCTGCCATCACTGCCCACCCCAGCGTGAACCGGAGCAAACGTGCCTCAGGTTCCGTATTCAGGATCTGGTCGAGGATTTTCTCCGCCATATCGGGCGATGTCGCGCCGGCCTGAATCGAACGGATCAACCGGTCAACTTCGGCGAGTTGTCCGAAGTTGGTGCCTAAGCGGTTGACCACGCGGAACACACTCACTGGGGTTTTGAATGTTCCCATGTGGGTGAACAGCGTGATTGTGTTCATCGTGATGTCCACGTGGGTGTAATGCAGGCCGTATGCACTGGTCACTGCATGGATTTGGGCCTTGGTATCGTTGTTGCCGGTGCCGGAGGAGAGCAGGATGTCTCCGATTCTGGCGGCGATGTGCATCACGCCAGCCACCTGGCCCGGGTCGGTCAAATCAATGGGGGCCAGTGGGGAAGGGGGTGGAGCTGCTTTAGCAGCGTCAATCGTTGCGATGCGGCCGTGGCCTCGGAAGAAACTGAACAACGGCTCCACCTTTCCTTTTCGACCACGGACTTTACCTTTTTGTCGCCCATTGCGCATCCGGCCTTTGTTGCAGATGGGTCTATCAGGTAGCATGACTTTTCGTGTCAATGACACGTGCTGGAGTGGCGCAATCGGTAGCGCAACGCACTTGTAATGCGTAGGTTGCGAGTTCAAGTCTCGTCTCCAGCTCATGGAGATTAGGCAGGCTCTGGACACTGACGCCGCTGAACTAGCGAGGATCTTCAATCACACGATTGAGACCTCCACAGCGTCGTGGTGGACAGAGCCTGTTTCTGTATCGCAGCGTGAGGAATGGCTGGACACCCACGTTGCTTTTGTGGCGGTTGAAGGTGGGGAGATCCTAGGGTTTGCCGGGTTTGCCCAGTGGCAGGAAAATTCGGGGTTTCGCTACACCGCGGAGGATTCGATTTTCCTCGATCCCAAGGCTGTCGGGCGGGGGATTGGGTCCGAGTTGCTGCGGACGGTGATCACTGAAGCACGTGCAAGAGGATTTAGGAAGATGGTCGCGGCTATTGATTCACAGAACGAGGCCTCCATCGCGCTGCACACCAAGTTCGGATTTGAGCAGGTAGGGCTGCTGCCGGCCGTGGGGCGGAAGTGGGAACAGGATCTTGATCTTACGTTGTGGCTCCTCGCGCTTTAGCTGCGAAGGTGGCGATATCAACAACGTGGTACCACACTGGACGGCAGAGACAGTCGCTAACAGGAAGGTACGAAACGATGGCTACAACATTCGCCGCACAGATCGTCAAAGCCCTGGAGAGCTACGGCGTCCAACGCATTTTCGGCTTGGTAGGTGACAGCCTCAATCCGATCTCAGATGCGGTTCGAGATTCCAGTATCGAATGGGTCCATGTCCGGAACGAGGAAGCCGCAGCCTTCGCTGCTGGGGCGGAATCTTTGGTCACAGGCAAACTCGCAGTGTGTGCTGCCTCCTGTGGGCCAGGAAATACCCACCTGATCCAGGGGCTCTACGATTCCCACCGCAACGGCGCGAAGGTGCTTGCCCTCGCCAGCCACATCCCCAGCCCGCAGATCGGCTCCCAGTTCTTCCAGGAAACCCATCCGGAGCAGGTTTTTGCCGAATGTTCGGGCTACTGCGAGATGGTGAACTCTCCAGAACAAGGAGCCCGCATCCTGCACCACGCGGTGCAATCCACCATGGGCGGTGGCGGGGTGTCAGTCCTGGTCCTGCCCGGCGACATCTCCATGCAAGAGGCCACCGATGAGACGTTTTTGGCCTCAACTATTGCCGTCGAGAAGCCGGTGAGCTATCCGCACCCAACGCAGGCCGCCGCGCTTGTCGACGCCATCAACTCCGCCGATACCGTCACCCTATTTTGTGGCGCGGGGTGCCGCGACGCCCGCGAGGAGGTGCTGCAGCTCGCCGAAAAGCTGAAATCCCCCATTGGGCACGCGCTCGGCGGGAAAATGTACATCCAGCACGACAATCCGTTTGATGTCGGCATGTCTGGCCTGCTCGGTTACGGTGCCTGCCACGACGCTATTAACGACGCTGACCTGCTCATCATGCTCGGCACCGATTTTCCGTACTCGGAATTCCTCCCCACAAGCAATGTGGCACAGGCGGACATCAACCCCGCCGCAATCGGTCGGCGGACTACCGTGAAGATCCCTGTTGTGGGTGATGTTGCAGCGACAATCGAGAATATTTTGCCGCACGTGGCGGAAAAAACCTCCCGGAAATTCCTCGACCGCATGCTGCACGAGCACCATCGCAAACTGGAAAAGGTGGTCGAATCCTACACCTCCAAAACCCAAACCCACACCCCAATCCACCCCGAGCTTGTTGCCGATCTACTGGATCAGCTTGCCGCTGATGACGCGGTATTCACCGTGGACACCGGCATGTGCAACGTTTGGGCGGCGCGCTACATCAACAACTTTTCCGGCAAGCGCGAGCTCATTGGCTCTTTCCGGCATGGCACCATGGCTAATGCGCTCCCGCATGCGATCGGTGCGTCGGCTGCGGATCGAACTCGGCAAGTGATCTCACTGTCGGGCGACGGTGGGCTGAGCATGCTCCTCGGCGAGCTGCTCACCATCGCGCTGCATCAACTTCCCGTCAAAATCATTACGTTCAACAACTCCTCGCTCGGCATGGTGAAATTGGAGATGCTCGTGCAGGGCTACCCGGAGTTCGAAACGGATCACAGCGCCGTCGACTACGCCGCGATCGCGCAGGCCGCCGGCATAACATCCTTCCGAGTCACCGAACCAGACGAGCTGCGCAGCACCCTTGAGCAGGCGCTGCTTCACGACGGCCCGGTGCTCGTCGACGTCGTCACGGACCCGAACGCACTGTCCATCCCACCAAACATCACGGCCGCGCAGATCCTCGGATTCTCCAAAGCTGCCAGCCGAACCATCCTTGAAGGTGGGGTAGGCAGAATGTTTGATCTTGCGACCTCCAATATCCGCAACGTCCCCCGACCCTAGTTCGTATGAATAAAACAGCCTGCTGAATCTCAACGCCGGTAGGATAAAAACTCTAAATGCACAGCTCTCACGTGGAAAGGAACACACATGAGCAACATTCGTGCCGCAATCATTGGCTACGGAAACCTGGGCAAGAGCGTGGAAAAAGTCATCGCCGCGCAGCCCGACATCGATCTCGTCGGCGTGTTCTCTCGCCGCGATAAGCTCGACACCGAAGCCCGAGTAATCCCAGTGGCAGACGTAGAAAAGCACGTCGATGACATCGACGTGCTCTACATGTGCCTCGGTTCTGCCACCGACATCCCAGAGCAAGCCGCTAACTTGGCTAAGCTCTACAACACCGTCGACACCTACGACAACCACAACGAAATCCCTCGCCACCGCGCCGAGATGGATGCCGCGGCCAAGGAATCTGGCCACGTCGCCGTCATCTCCACCGGCTGGGATCCAGGAATGTTCTCCCTCAACCGCACTTATGCTTCCGCGGTTGTCCCGGAGTACGAACAGCACACCTTCTGGGGGCCGGGTCTTTCCCAGGGGCATTCCGACGCGCTGCGCCGCATCGACGGCGTGAAGAAGGCTGTCCAGTACACCATCCCTGCAGAAGATGCCCTGGATAAGGCACGCCGTGGCGAAGGCCAAGACATCACCGGCAAGAACGCTCACCTGCGCCAATGCTGGATCGTCACCGAAGAAGGCGCCTCCCAGGAGGACATCGAAAACACGATCCGCACCATGCCGGACTACTTCGTCGGCTACGAAGTCGAAGTCCACTTCATCTCCGAAGCTGAATTCGACGCAGAGCACACCGGCATGCCACACGGCGGACACGTCGTCACCGCCGGCAAGATCGGCGAGACCAACCACCTCATCGAATACACCCTGAAGCTGGACCGCAACCCAGACTTCACCGCAGGTGTCATGGTCGCCTACGGCCGCGCAGCACACCGCCTCGCTCAGGCTGGGGAAACCGGTGCCCGCACTGTCCTCGAGATCGCCCCATACCTCATCCACCCACTGGGTCTGGATGAGCTGATCTCCCGTGATGTCTAGTAACTAGATACGCGGAAATCAAGCGTACGGATGGGATCTTTCAAGCTTAAAAAATCCCATCCGTACGCTAAATTTCGCTTCCCAGTGGTCTCTGCTACCGAGGCGCCTTCACTGCGCTGACCATGAGCAGCCCGAGCATTAGGATGAGTCCGATACCGATGATGCCGGCACGGTCCGATCCGAATAGGGAAACAAAAACGCCGAAGGCCACTGGAGCTAGCCAGCTGACGGCGCGACCGGTGGTGGCGTAGAGACCGAACATTTGTCCTTCGCGCCCGGTGGGGGAGAGCCTGGAGAGGAAGGTACGGGCGGCGGATTGTGCGGGGCCGACGAAAAGGCAGAGGATGAGCCCGAAGACCCAGAAGTTTATTGGTCCGGACACGATGTAGAGAACGGCAACGTCAACCACCATGCAAATCAATGACACGATGATGACGGGTTTGGGGCCGATCCAGTCATCAAGGTAACCAGCCGCCACAGCGCCAAGCGCGCTGACGACGTTAGCTGCGACTCCGAAGAGGAGGACATCGCCTTCGCTGATGCCGTATACCTTGACGGCGAGGATGGCGCCGAATGTGAAGACCCCGGCGAGCCCATCGCGGAAAACGGCAGCAGCGAGCAGGAACCACACCGCATTGCGGTCGGTGTGCCACAGTTCGATGATTTCCCTGATCAGCTGCTTATATGAGGCCACGAAACCGGTGGTTTGAGCAGCGGGATCCGGTGCGATCTCGGGTACTCGGAACATCACCGGCAGTCCGAAGATCAAGAACCACAGGGCGGCTAGGGCTGCGACCATGCGGATGTTGAAGCCGGAGTCGATAGGGAGCCCGAGGAGGCCACGGTTGGGGCCGTCACCCGCAATGAATCCGAGGTAGCAGGTGAGTAGCAGGACGATGCCTCCGAAGTATCCTGCTGCCCAGCCAAAGCCGGACACCCGGCCGACGGTTTCTGGGGTGGAGACTTGGCGGAGCATGGCGAAGTAAGGGACCTCCGCGAATTGGAAGGTCACGGAAGCAATGGCCATGATGGTGATGCCGAGCCAGAAGTAGGAGGCGTCGTCGTTGCGGACCAGGAAGAGCGCAAGCATGAGGAAGAACGTGACGAAGGTCCAGATCCGGACGCTGCGGCGACGGGTGCCCCGGACGTCGGAAAGCCTGCCTTGGACGGGCGCGAGCAGGGCGATGGCGACGCCGGCCGCACCGAGTGCGAAGCTGAGCTTTCCGGTGGGGTTGTCCACGTGCTTGCCCACGGAGTCCGTGAGATAGACGGAGAATACAAAGGTCACGAGCACCGCATTGAACGCTGCGGAACCCCAGTCCCATGCGGCCCACGCGAGAACCGACTTTTTATCCGTTGCCGAGTGCATGTTAAGAAACTCTATCCCTACCGGGGGAAAAGCGCGCGCTTGACCTTGCCGTAGCGTGAAGGTGAAAGGTGGTTGTTGTGAGCGAACTGACTGTAGGACAAGCCGCGAAGCTGCTCGGTATCTCTGCCCGCACGTTACGACACTGGGACGAGATCGGCCTGCTGCAACCCAGCTACCGAAGCTGGGGCGATTACCGGCTCTACACCGGGGATGATCTGGACATGGCCTTGGAAATTTTGGTGTACCGCGAAACCGGAATGCCACTCAAGGACATCGCCGCGATCATCCACGAGGGTGCCTCCACCACCGAGCGACTGCGACGACAACAACAGCACCTACAGCAGCAACTCGCTCGCCTGCATCAGATGAACGATGCGGTCACTGCAATGTTGGAAAGGAACATGACCATGGCGGAAAAACTGGAAAATATGGGCACAAAATGGCAGGACTATGCCGAGGAGGCGGAAGAGCGCTGGGGTGATACGCCCGAGTGGGAGCAGGCACAAAAGCGCGGCAAGGCGGTCGATATGGCGGACTTTGCCACCGCGCTTGCCGACGCCGAACAGCGAGGCGTAGTCCCCGGCTCCGCCGAAGCCCTGGAGTTGGTGGAACGGCACCGCGCCCAGATCGAGCAGTGGTACGACTGCTCGCGCGAGAAGCAAGTGTGTTTGGCGCGGATGTACATCGCTGACGAACGCTTCCATGAAGCTTACGCGGGGCGCCAGGAGTACTTGCTCAGCCTCGTCGAGAAGCAAGCAGAACTCGAAGGCATCGACCTTTCCGCAGTTCAGTGGCGTTAATCACGAAACTCTAGGCTCACAGGGAACGTTCAGTTAACGTGCAGAGTGGCGGTAGGGCAATGCCCTTTACTGGAACTCACAGCGCCTCCTAGCGAAAGAAGAATCTCATGAGTGAGCAGAGTGTAAAAGTGCTTGTCGTTGACGACGAGCCAAACATTGTCGAGTTACTGACCGTCAGCCTGAAATTCCAGGGCTTCGACGTCGCTTCAGCATCGACCGGAACTGACGCGCTGCGCGTTGCTCGGGAATTTCAGCCGGAAGCATTCATCCTAGACGTGATGCTGCCAGGTATCGACGGCTTTGAGCTGCTCTCCAAGCTGCGTGCCGAGGGCTTCGACGGGCCGGTCCTGTACCTGACCGCGAAGGACGCGGTGGAAAACCGCATCCACGGCCTCACCATCGGCGCCGATGACTACGTGACCAAGCCATTTTCCCTGGAAGAAGTCATCACTCGTCTGCGCGTGATCCTGCGCCGGGGCGCTGTCGTCGGAGATGAGGACGAGTCCAGCTCCGTCCTTTCTTACGCGGACCTTGTCCTCAACGATGACACACACGAGGTGACCAAGGCCGGGGAAATCGTCGAACTGTCGCCCACCGAGTTCAATCTGCTGCGCTACCTGATGCTCAACGCTGAAGTTGTGCTGTCCAAGGCGAAGATTCTGGATAATGTGTGGCACTACGACTTCGGCGGTGACGGAAATGTGGTGGAATCC
It contains:
- a CDS encoding GNAT family N-acetyltransferase — its product is MEIRQALDTDAAELARIFNHTIETSTASWWTEPVSVSQREEWLDTHVAFVAVEGGEILGFAGFAQWQENSGFRYTAEDSIFLDPKAVGRGIGSELLRTVITEARARGFRKMVAAIDSQNEASIALHTKFGFEQVGLLPAVGRKWEQDLDLTLWLLAL
- a CDS encoding pyruvate dehydrogenase is translated as MATTFAAQIVKALESYGVQRIFGLVGDSLNPISDAVRDSSIEWVHVRNEEAAAFAAGAESLVTGKLAVCAASCGPGNTHLIQGLYDSHRNGAKVLALASHIPSPQIGSQFFQETHPEQVFAECSGYCEMVNSPEQGARILHHAVQSTMGGGGVSVLVLPGDISMQEATDETFLASTIAVEKPVSYPHPTQAAALVDAINSADTVTLFCGAGCRDAREEVLQLAEKLKSPIGHALGGKMYIQHDNPFDVGMSGLLGYGACHDAINDADLLIMLGTDFPYSEFLPTSNVAQADINPAAIGRRTTVKIPVVGDVAATIENILPHVAEKTSRKFLDRMLHEHHRKLEKVVESYTSKTQTHTPIHPELVADLLDQLAADDAVFTVDTGMCNVWAARYINNFSGKRELIGSFRHGTMANALPHAIGASAADRTRQVISLSGDGGLSMLLGELLTIALHQLPVKIITFNNSSLGMVKLEMLVQGYPEFETDHSAVDYAAIAQAAGITSFRVTEPDELRSTLEQALLHDGPVLVDVVTDPNALSIPPNITAAQILGFSKAASRTILEGGVGRMFDLATSNIRNVPRP
- a CDS encoding response regulator transcription factor, with amino-acid sequence MSEQSVKVLVVDDEPNIVELLTVSLKFQGFDVASASTGTDALRVAREFQPEAFILDVMLPGIDGFELLSKLRAEGFDGPVLYLTAKDAVENRIHGLTIGADDYVTKPFSLEEVITRLRVILRRGAVVGDEDESSSVLSYADLVLNDDTHEVTKAGEIVELSPTEFNLLRYLMLNAEVVLSKAKILDNVWHYDFGGDGNVVESYISYLRRKIDTGDTPLIQTVRGVGYVLRRPRQAS
- a CDS encoding MerR family transcriptional regulator, with protein sequence MSELTVGQAAKLLGISARTLRHWDEIGLLQPSYRSWGDYRLYTGDDLDMALEILVYRETGMPLKDIAAIIHEGASTTERLRRQQQHLQQQLARLHQMNDAVTAMLERNMTMAEKLENMGTKWQDYAEEAEERWGDTPEWEQAQKRGKAVDMADFATALADAEQRGVVPGSAEALELVERHRAQIEQWYDCSREKQVCLARMYIADERFHEAYAGRQEYLLSLVEKQAELEGIDLSAVQWR
- a CDS encoding diaminopimelate dehydrogenase; translation: MSNIRAAIIGYGNLGKSVEKVIAAQPDIDLVGVFSRRDKLDTEARVIPVADVEKHVDDIDVLYMCLGSATDIPEQAANLAKLYNTVDTYDNHNEIPRHRAEMDAAAKESGHVAVISTGWDPGMFSLNRTYASAVVPEYEQHTFWGPGLSQGHSDALRRIDGVKKAVQYTIPAEDALDKARRGEGQDITGKNAHLRQCWIVTEEGASQEDIENTIRTMPDYFVGYEVEVHFISEAEFDAEHTGMPHGGHVVTAGKIGETNHLIEYTLKLDRNPDFTAGVMVAYGRAAHRLAQAGETGARTVLEIAPYLIHPLGLDELISRDV
- the thrE gene encoding threonine/serine exporter ThrE; protein product: MRNGRQKGKVRGRKGKVEPLFSFFRGHGRIATIDAAKAAPPPSPLAPIDLTDPGQVAGVMHIAARIGDILLSSGTGNNDTKAQIHAVTSAYGLHYTHVDITMNTITLFTHMGTFKTPVSVFRVVNRLGTNFGQLAEVDRLIRSIQAGATSPDMAEKILDQILNTEPEARLLRFTLGWAVMAAAVAVLLGGGFLVAAISSISAAIIMLGSELLDKQNLPPFFQNIYGGFVATVPAALAYIIAVNQGFSLAPSQIIASGIVVMLAGLTLVQALQDGITGAPVTASARFFETMLVTGGIVAGVAIGIQVSAALGIHLPPIETNAPPNFASATVKVISGAVASAAFAVACYVEWKSMWIAGLTAAAGSSVYYFLLLPNGVGPVVGIGISSTIIGLAGGLLARRHLIPPLIVSVSGITPLLPGLAIYRGMYAVLNEQLLTGFTNMALALAIATSLGAGVVLGEWIARKLRRPPTFNPYRAFRARRRFFHKPTPPLN
- a CDS encoding MFS transporter: MHSATDKKSVLAWAAWDWGSAAFNAVLVTFVFSVYLTDSVGKHVDNPTGKLSFALGAAGVAIALLAPVQGRLSDVRGTRRRSVRIWTFVTFFLMLALFLVRNDDASYFWLGITIMAIASVTFQFAEVPYFAMLRQVSTPETVGRVSGFGWAAGYFGGIVLLLTCYLGFIAGDGPNRGLLGLPIDSGFNIRMVAALAALWFLIFGLPVMFRVPEIAPDPAAQTTGFVASYKQLIREIIELWHTDRNAVWFLLAAAVFRDGLAGVFTFGAILAVKVYGISEGDVLLFGVAANVVSALGAVAAGYLDDWIGPKPVIIVSLICMVVDVAVLYIVSGPINFWVFGLILCLFVGPAQSAARTFLSRLSPTGREGQMFGLYATTGRAVSWLAPVAFGVFVSLFGSDRAGIIGIGLILMLGLLMVSAVKAPR